From the genome of Candidatus Hydrogenedentota bacterium:
CGAGGGCCAGCGCCAGGCCGGCGGCCGCCAGGAGGCTTCGAGTGAGCGTTGTGCGTTTCATGGGGTGCCTTTCCTTTCTGGGGCCCGCCTCGGCGGGAATCCCGTTTCAGCCGCCGTTGTGGCGACTCCACCTTTACAGGGGCATAAAGCGTGCCCACGATTTTCCCTCGATTCGGGGCGCCTGCCCTGCAGAAATGGTCCGTGACGCTGCAACGTGCGCAATTCTTGCAGGGCATGGCCGTCGACCGGAGGGTGTGACGACCGATTTCTTCCCGCGCATCCCTTCGTGCCGTGCTAGACTGGAGACAAAGGAGTTGTCGCTGCCGGGCTGCGGATAGGGATCCATCGGCGGCGCGGCATCATGCGGTAGGGCGGGCGCACACCCGCAACAACGAAAGGCAGAGCCATGAAACGCCAATCCCCAGTTCTGTTGGCCATCAGTCTGGCCGTGTTGATGGTGGCGGCGCGCGCGGATGAATACGAGGAGACGACGGTGACCCGTGTGGGCGACAAAGCACCGGAGTTCACCTGCGAGACCATTGACGGGGAGAAATTCTCGCTCAAGGAGCACGCGGGCAAGGTGGTGTTTATCAATTTCTTCGCCACGTGGTGCGGCCCCTGTCTGGCGGAGTTGCCCGAGCTGGAAAAGAGCATCCACGAGGCGTTCAAGGACGAGGCGGACTTCAGGCTCATCGTCATCGGGCGGGAGCACACGGCGGCGGAGCTGAAGGATTTTCGTATGCAGAAGGGGCTCGACCTTCCGTTTGCCCCCGACCCGGATCGGGGCATCTACAGCCTCTACGCCACCAAGTTCATCCCGCGCAACGTCATTATCGGGCGAGACGGCGTTGTAAAGTTTGCCGAAGCCGGTTTCAGCGAGGAGAAGCTGAAGACGCTGGTGACCCTGGTGAAGCAGGAGCTCGCGCTCAAACCGGCGGCGCCCGAGTCGGCGCCGGTCCGGAACGAAGAAAAGGCCCCGTAGCCCGTCAGGCGTCCAGGACTTCCCGGATCCGCTGGGCGAGGGTGCCCATGGAGAAGGGCTTGTCGATAAAGCAAACTTTCTCGTCCAGCACGCCCTGCTCGCCAATGATGTCGGCGGTGTAGCCCGACATGTAGATGCAGCGAAGCTTCGGGCAGCGCGCGCTCAGGTGGGCCCAGAGGTCGCGACCGTTCATACCTGGCATCACGAGGTCCGTGATGAGTAGCTGAATCTTGTCGGTGTCGCCGTTGAGCGAGCGCAGGGCGTCGTCGCCGTTACGGGCGGTGATGACTCGGTATCCCAGACTTTGCAATATGGTCCGGCAGGCCTCGCGAAAGTCGCCCTGGTCATCCACCAGCAGGATCGTCTCCGATCCCGAGGGGTCGCCCTTCGGTCGATCCGGGTGGTTAATGCCGTCGGCGCTTTCGCATTCCTGGATGGGCAGGTAGATCCGGAAGGTGGTCCCCTGGCCGGGTTCGCTGTCCGCCGTCACAAAGCCGCCGTTCTGATGGACGATGCCATGGACGGTGGCAAGGCCCAGGCCCGTGCCCTGGCCCTCCGGCTTGGTCGTGAAGAAGGGTTCAAAGATGTGGTTCAGCGTTTCCGCGTCCATCCCGCAGCCCGTGTCGGCCACAGACAACACCGCGAAGGAGCCCGACTTTCGTTCTCTGCCGAGCAGCACGCCCCGTTCATCGTCCACAAACTCCAGGGCGGTTCCGATGGTGACGGTGCCGCAGCCGCTCATGGCGTCCCGGGCATTGACGATCAGGTTGGCCAGCAACTGGTCAAACTGGGAGGGATCGATCTGGATGGGCAAGGGACGGCTCAAGGGATGCCAGAACAGGGTTATCCGCTCGCCCGCGAGCCGTCCGAGGAGTTTGAGCATGGCGCCCACGTTCTCGTTCAGGTCCAGACGCCGGGGTTGAACGGTCTGCTTTCGCGCGAAAGCGAGGAGCTGCCGGGTGAGGTCGGCCCCGCGCAGCGCCGCCGTGCGCATGGATTCCAGGTGTTCCCGCAACTCGGTGGTGCAGGCTTCATTGCGCAGGGCGAATTCGGAGTAGCCGATGATTACGCCCAGGATATTGTTGAAGTCGTGGGCCACGCCGCCCGCCAGCCGCCCCACGGCCTCCATCTTCTGCGCCTGGAGAAACTGCTGTCGGCTCATTTCCAGTTCCCGCCGGATTCGCATGCCTTGCAGGTGCAGGCGATAGAGCTCCGCCAGGCGCCCGAGCGAAGTCACATCGACCGAACTGAAGTCTTGGGACGGGTGGGCGAGGACGATCTGCCCCAGCCACTCGCCGCCCTGAAGTATGGGGAGCACGAGAACCCTGATTGGCGAATGAGCGCCGGGCAGGGTTGCTCCCGCGCCGGGCACGAGGACGTTAGTGGTGCGCGGTGCCTCGACTCGGCCCAGATCGTTCCAGAGCCTTTCCAGCAGGGGAAGGTCGGGGTCTTCCTCGTCGGCCGTACCCGGAAGCGTCAGGTCCGGCAAGTCGGGCCGTATCGCCGTGGCGCAGCCCGGCGATTCGCCCGGGATCATCAGGCAGCTCAGGGCGGTCCCGGCGAGCCGACCGGCGTGGCGCAGGATTTGGCCGGCGATGTCCGCGTCGCTTTCTTCCACCACCATGGCTTGGGAAACTTCCGCCAGGACCGCGTCCAGCGCCGCCTGATGAAGCAGGGCGGCCTCGGCTTTTTTTCGCTCGCTCAAGTCGATGTGAAATCCGAGGAAATGATTGTCGTCAAGTCGTGAGGCGTGTACTTCCGTGGGCGCGGTGCCGCCATCCTTGCGTCGGAGCGGCACCTCAATGGCACTTTTTTCGCCACGAATCACCCGCTGAAAATGTCGGTCGGCAAGGGCCTCGAATGTATCGATGCGCAGGTCCTTGATGGACAATCCGAGAAACTCCTCGCGTGTGTAGCCGAGGTGCTCCGCCGCCGCGCGGTTGGCCTCGAGATAGCGCCCGGTCCGATCCACGACCACGGCCCCAACGGGTGCGTGCTCGATGTAGGAGCGGAAACGGGTCTCGCTCGCCTGAAGGCTGGCTTCATAGGCTTTGCGCTCGGAGATATCGCGTAGGAAGGCAAAAACCTGGCCCTTGGATTCCGGCGGAGAACTTACGCTCGCCTCCACTTCAAGCAGCGAGCCGTCGTGTCGGCGCAATCGCGTGTCGAAGATATCGTGACCGAGCTTCATGATCTTCTCGATGTGACCGGCCACATCCGCCTGCGATTCGTTGGCTTCCACATCGGCAATACTCATCCGGAGCAGTTCGTGCTCCGAATACTCGAGCATTTCGCAGATGGCGTGATTGACCCGCAGGATACGCCCGCCGGCATCGGCGACCCAGAAGCCGTCCATGGAAGTCTGGATCAATTCTTCATATTCGCTTTCGCGCCGCTTGGCCTCGCTCAGATCAATGTTGAAGCCGCAGACGCGCAGGGGAAGGCCTTCTGCATCGCGAATGAAATGCCCCTTGGAGAGCACTGGAACGTAGTGGCCATCCGCGTGGAGGAGCCGGAACTCCACTTCGTAGTTCTCGGTACAGGTTTGCAACACGTGTTGAAAGAATCCGTTAATCCGTTCCGCATCGTCCGGATGGGTAAGGCGGCGCCACAAGTCCTCATCCGGCGAAAGGGCGTCGGGCGCGTAACCGAGCATGCCCCACCACCGCGGCGAGTAGAAGACGTCGTGGTTGACCAGGTCCCAATCCCACCAGCCGTCCGTTGCCGCTTCCAGGACCAGCGCCATACGCTCTTCACTGCGCCGCAGGGCCTCCTCGGTCTGCTTGCGCGCGGTGATATCCTGCAGGCAGAGGAGCACCCGGGGATCGTCGCCCGCGTCCAGCCGAACCGCCGTTCCCAAGAGGGTGACGGGTCGCGTTTGACCGCCCCGCCGCAGCAGGGCGTGGTGTTCAAATTCGTGGGGGGCGTTGCCGCCTTCCAGCGTTGTTCGGACCACGGCCCGCAGGCAACAGGCCCCGCAGGCTCCGGTCGAACAGCATTCGTCTTCGAAATCATGGGTGTGGATGCAGCCCAGCGCATCGCCGAGGGGCATGCCCAGGCACGAGCCCTCTTCGGGACTGGCGTAGGCGATGAAGGCGGGATTGCCGAAGCGGATTGTGGTTGATTCGTCAACCAGCCCCATCATTACGGGCGTGTTTTCGTACAGGGCCTGCAACTCGGCGTGGCGCTTGTTCAATTCGGCCTGGAGTTGACGTTCCTCGGTCACATCGCGGAACACCACCACCGTGTGGGGGCTCCCGTCGAGCGTTGCCGACGTGTGGTACAGGGACACTGCCAGGTGGTCTCCATCGTGTTTGCGCACCACGACATCCTCAACCAGGTGATCCCGGCTTCCGGGCTCCGGTGAGCCCGACAAAATCGGCAACGGACTCCCATCCGCCCCCGTCAGTATTTCGATCAGGGGCGCGCCCAGCGCGACGTTGCGCGGGCAAGCCAGCAGTCGCTCCGCCGAAGGGTTCCAGAATTTGATGCGACCGTCGTCACCGGCGAGGGCGATACCCGAAGCGACCGCATTGGCGATGGCCTGCATCTGCGCCTCGCTTTTTCGCACGTGGGCTTCCTGTTCGCGTTGCGCTTTAAGCAGCGCCTCCAGCGGGCGGACGGCGTAGCGGGGCACCAGCCAGAAGCTGTTCACCAGCCACATGGCGACCACGAGCAGAACGCTCCCAATCGCGTAGTAGTCCATGCGATCAAAGGCGCCGTGGAACCGATTCCGTATTTCCAACAGCATCCCCTGATCCTTCAGATTCAAGCGCACCTGAAGGGCGGCGATATCTTGAAGAATGGGCAACCAGCCGTCCGCGTCCAGGGGCTGGCCCGCGGCGACGGCCTCGGCCAGGCGGGCCTCAATCCGGGCGGAATGTTTGACCAGCTCGTCGTCCGCGACTTCCGCCAACGGGCCGGTGACCCCCGCCATGCCTTCCCGTGCGGCCCGCAGCCGGGCGAAACCATCAACGCCATCGCGTTTCAGGGCGTGTTCCATGGTCTGGTTGAGGGCATAGGCGGCTTCATGGAGATGGCGATTCGGCCGGTACACCGGTTTGAAGGAGGCGTCAAAGAGCCAGTAGGCGCGCGCCAGCACACCGAGAAACAGGACGGTGGACAGGATTGTGGGGAGATAGACCTTCCGGACGTTTTCGCGGCTCACGGGCGTACCCCGCTTGAATGCGCCGGTACGTGGGGGGGAAGTAAGAGGTCAGCCTCCCGGGTTCGTGTCCCAGTGGGCGCGTCTCCAGCGCCAGGAAAACGCCCCCATGTACATACAACCATCAACATCGGGTAGATACCTGATGAAATGGATCGCCACGTTGCGGGTTTGCCCGAAAGTGGATATCAGGGCAATTTCAGGGAAATCGTCCCGCACAATAGTGACCAATTTCTGACAGTATACCACGCCGCAGGTCCGGCTGGGCAACAGCGCCGCTGCGGCGTGATGCCCGGCCCAAGCCATTAAATTTCGAAACGCGGCGAGGACTTCTGAAAAGCCTGTACCGGAAGACAAGGAAGCGTCGATACCGATTCTCGCGGGTTCATGGCAGGGCAACCTATGGGGGACCGTTGCGTGAACGACAGAGAATCTATTCGATACCTCAGAAAACCAGTTGCTTCCACCGTGCGCCAAGCTCCGGTCATACCGTCTTGAACACGGTTTCTTTCGTGAAGTTCCGTGCGCAATCCAGGGGCGGCGTGATGGTGAAGACGTGTCCGAGTCATCATTGCGTTTTCTCCGGCCTGGGGATGGACCATAAATTGGATGCGAAAGCCCCGTCCTGGCAAGAACGCGGTGATTGACCGAGCCGTATTGTGATAGGCTAGCAATCAGTGGTCGGGAAAAGCGGAGCCGAATCCCGCGTTAGCGCGCCATGGGGAGTCGGCCAACGGGCCTCGCGGAATTGAGCCCCGCGGGATCCGCAAGAATAGAGCGGGAGTTTTCAGATGATTGAAATCGGCGCGAAAAATCGCCTCTATCCGGCCGATCC
Proteins encoded in this window:
- a CDS encoding TlpA family protein disulfide reductase, with translation MKRQSPVLLAISLAVLMVAARADEYEETTVTRVGDKAPEFTCETIDGEKFSLKEHAGKVVFINFFATWCGPCLAELPELEKSIHEAFKDEADFRLIVIGREHTAAELKDFRMQKGLDLPFAPDPDRGIYSLYATKFIPRNVIIGRDGVVKFAEAGFSEEKLKTLVTLVKQELALKPAAPESAPVRNEEKAP
- a CDS encoding PAS domain S-box protein, translated to MSRENVRKVYLPTILSTVLFLGVLARAYWLFDASFKPVYRPNRHLHEAAYALNQTMEHALKRDGVDGFARLRAAREGMAGVTGPLAEVADDELVKHSARIEARLAEAVAAGQPLDADGWLPILQDIAALQVRLNLKDQGMLLEIRNRFHGAFDRMDYYAIGSVLLVVAMWLVNSFWLVPRYAVRPLEALLKAQREQEAHVRKSEAQMQAIANAVASGIALAGDDGRIKFWNPSAERLLACPRNVALGAPLIEILTGADGSPLPILSGSPEPGSRDHLVEDVVVRKHDGDHLAVSLYHTSATLDGSPHTVVVFRDVTEERQLQAELNKRHAELQALYENTPVMMGLVDESTTIRFGNPAFIAYASPEEGSCLGMPLGDALGCIHTHDFEDECCSTGACGACCLRAVVRTTLEGGNAPHEFEHHALLRRGGQTRPVTLLGTAVRLDAGDDPRVLLCLQDITARKQTEEALRRSEERMALVLEAATDGWWDWDLVNHDVFYSPRWWGMLGYAPDALSPDEDLWRRLTHPDDAERINGFFQHVLQTCTENYEVEFRLLHADGHYVPVLSKGHFIRDAEGLPLRVCGFNIDLSEAKRRESEYEELIQTSMDGFWVADAGGRILRVNHAICEMLEYSEHELLRMSIADVEANESQADVAGHIEKIMKLGHDIFDTRLRRHDGSLLEVEASVSSPPESKGQVFAFLRDISERKAYEASLQASETRFRSYIEHAPVGAVVVDRTGRYLEANRAAAEHLGYTREEFLGLSIKDLRIDTFEALADRHFQRVIRGEKSAIEVPLRRKDGGTAPTEVHASRLDDNHFLGFHIDLSERKKAEAALLHQAALDAVLAEVSQAMVVEESDADIAGQILRHAGRLAGTALSCLMIPGESPGCATAIRPDLPDLTLPGTADEEDPDLPLLERLWNDLGRVEAPRTTNVLVPGAGATLPGAHSPIRVLVLPILQGGEWLGQIVLAHPSQDFSSVDVTSLGRLAELYRLHLQGMRIRRELEMSRQQFLQAQKMEAVGRLAGGVAHDFNNILGVIIGYSEFALRNEACTTELREHLESMRTAALRGADLTRQLLAFARKQTVQPRRLDLNENVGAMLKLLGRLAGERITLFWHPLSRPLPIQIDPSQFDQLLANLIVNARDAMSGCGTVTIGTALEFVDDERGVLLGRERKSGSFAVLSVADTGCGMDAETLNHIFEPFFTTKPEGQGTGLGLATVHGIVHQNGGFVTADSEPGQGTTFRIYLPIQECESADGINHPDRPKGDPSGSETILLVDDQGDFREACRTILQSLGYRVITARNGDDALRSLNGDTDKIQLLITDLVMPGMNGRDLWAHLSARCPKLRCIYMSGYTADIIGEQGVLDEKVCFIDKPFSMGTLAQRIREVLDA